CCCAAATGTAGGCCTGCTACCTTCAAGGTTTGACCCTGCGATTTGTTGATCGTCATTGAAAATGCGACTTTTAATGGGAACTGCAGGCGTTTAAAATTGAATGGCAAGTTGTTGGGTATGATTGGGATGCGCGGTATAAGAACATTGTCTCCCTTGGCTTCTCCAGTTAAAATTGTAGCCTTCACTATATGCCTTCCTAATTCGGTAACTCGCAATCGAGTACCGTTGCATAATCTTGGCGCATCCAGGTTACGCATTAACAAAATGGGTACACCTACCTTTAATTCCAACTTGTGTGATGGCACCCCGGACAACTCTAAAGAGTTTAGGAACTCTACGGGATAACTTGTAGTGTCATCGGATGACATAACTGTGTCAATGGAATTATACACTGATGTTTCGCTGTTTATTTCGgccaagatttttttatttattttcgcaaCAATCTGATTTTTTGGTGCCAATATGGTTCTTTCACACAACCAATTTTCgtcaagaatattttgttgcagATTCGGAAAAACTTGTTCAATAAGTTCGTTTTCTGTCTCCACAGCATGACAAAATTGCTGTGTGAAAAGAACCATACCTACTTGGTCGGTGTTTAGGTGGCCTTCACCAATTTCTAGCAGTTTTTGAGCATATGCTCCTGATTCGACATCGCTGAATAACTGGACTCGCATGTTAGTGGTAAGATAAAGCTTTTCAACTTTAGACCACAGATATGAGGCTTTTAGACATGCGTTAATTTCATCTGCTGCAGTGCCTCTCTCGATAAAAGGTAAAGTCTGTCTAAAATCCCCTGCCAATAACACTACCACACCACCCATCAACTTTCGATTGCTGTGAATATCTTGTAGACAGCGATCAAGCGCCTCAATGGCGCGTTTGTGTGACATAGTGCACTCGTCCCACACGATCAGCATACATTGTTGCAAGAGGGCGCCACGGGCACTGCTCTTACTGATGTTGCACGTTGGGGTTTCTTCGCTCGCCAGATTAagaggtaatttaaaaaccgaATGTGCCGTTCGTCCACCGCTCAGCAATGTTGCAGCGATCCCAGAGGAAGCCACCGCTAATGCAACTTTACGGTCCTTACGAATTTTTGCTAGAAGCAAATtaagcaaaaatgttttacctgTACCGCCCGGGGCGTCAAGAAAGAAAAGGCCGCCTTTGTCAAGCTCAACtcgttgtaatattttgttataaatgtttttttgttcggGTAGCAGGCGTGGTTCAGTTTCGCTGACCTGAGCGTCTAATAAAGCAATATCGTAGCTTAGCTCTTTGATCAAATCGGTCGACAACTCTCCTCGACGCTCTGGTGTAGGCATACCGAAGTCAGACAATTTCTTACCGGAaatcgttattattttgtccTCTATATGTCTCAGTGCTTCATTGAAACATAGATCATTGTTGACTTGATCCATCCTTTCAAATCTTTGCAAGATATCCTCCGATAATGCAGATTTATACTTATCCCATAGTTGAAGAGGATTGGATAAACCGCAAGTGCATATCAATATTGCAAATAGTTCTCTTATTTGCGAAGGAGAGCGACACAGCACTGCCTCTTCCATTGTGGCATCCCAGTGGTTGTCATCTTCCAACAACCCCAACTTCTCACACGCTTGTCGAAAAGTTTGAAGTTCTTGGCCGTCAACTGTTTTTAGATCCAAAAAGCTAGTGGGGCCCTGTACTACATTCAGCAGCATTCGCAAACAGTAACATTCGAAGTTACTAACATGCACTGTGTAAATGCGCCCAAGAGCATCTCCTGCCTTCACACCTGGCCAGCCGTCGACAGGTGTGCCTTGTAAACGACGTTTCCATTCTTTCGACGACACGTTCCATGTATAGTAGCGGGGTACGTCAacataaagtaatgtttttgcaAATGCGTCATTTTGGCAAAGCAGGAAAAATGCAGTTAGTGTCGTCTTAGGTGGTGCGGCCATTCTCtctctaaaattgttttcagtgAAGTAAATCCGCTGACCATTAGGCAGATGAACCGCAAGGTGAGTGACTGTTGGGTGTCTTTCATGCAGAGGCAGACCCAAGATCCGCCACGCTGCTTCGTTACTACTAACATATCTACCGGCTCGATACGTTTGCACCTCATCTCTCGGGTCAATATTAACATTCCCTTGCTGtcgaatgttaaaaatagcCTGGTCGCTgcctttgtttatatatttacaaatatattttatcgccTGTACCGTATTGCAGAACTCTACATTTATGtgacagttataaattttagacaGAAGAGGAGAATATGGGACAATCCAGCTATTGTCAACCAATACTTCCTGTGTTCCACCTCGGGTTTTTAGAGTTATCGTACGGCCGCCATCTCCTGGTGTTCTACGCCTGTACAAAGGATAGCCTTTGTCGTTAGTTTGAGTATCTTTCAAAAGCGCCCTTGGATACTTTTTGGTGCATTTTCCTTCTTTCATGCATGGTGATGACGGATTTAGTGCACCACAGGGACcgtgaatcatatttttggttaCAGTATCGTAGAGTTTTCGATCACTTTCTGGATTTGGTATCTCCGCACTTATGACTTCATCAATTTGGTTGGGGCGTAATTTTTCCGTCAACCACAGCAGTAAGTGCACGTGAGGCAGACCTCTTTTTTGCCACTCGATCGAGTACATGAAACACTTCATATCtccaaatattttaccttttgtAAGTAGAGCAACcaatttttgtacttttattttaaataacctggCTGTTAAgtcatgtctgtctgttgcATTTTGACCTGGAATGAGCTCTTTAGTAATTTCTGGCCAAGCGGGATTACATGTCATTGTAATAAACAGATCAGGCCTCCCGTAGTTACGCACGTATGTGAACGCATCCTGCGTGTACTCATGAAGATATCTCGGGCTATTTACAAATGACGATGGGAGTATTACCAATTGACCCAAATTGTTTGGATCTAAATCCGCATCATTCCTGACCGCGtcttgtaaatgtatatagttttctgCTCGCAGTTTTGTTTGGTTTAAAGCAATAAACCTTAAGCGCTCACTCTCCACTTTGACATACATGTCCACCAAAAACTGAAGCAAGAGAAGCCTACATcgaagcaataaattaaaattgttgcgACGTACCATCATATGATATGCATAAAAGTCTTTGCACGACACTTTTTTGTTCGGTATAGGCTGTTTTGTAACTGGGTTTGTCTGAGGAATATCAAAACTGTACCCCTCTTGTCCTTTCCAAAAAATTATCGGGTACTCGAGAGCATCATAAAATCTATGAGTGTCCGGAACTCTAGTAAGCCGGCCATCGTGCGCCTGAATAACAATGTCCCGAGACGCAGTTTGTTCAGTACTAACTACTACGGCAGCTATTTCGTTTGTGGTCGGGGCATTGAATCGTCTTTCGTGTTCACCACGTGGTACACGATCTGGGTGTATCACGACCTTGTAATTATCGCTAGTCACTCTATCTTTagccattttaaattcatgcaCTAAAACGTTGTGATCATGTagaactttttgtattttttgaactGTGTTTCTTTCCACACCTAGTACGTACTCAGAACGCCTATCAACTTGTGCTTCCTCATCACCCATGAAATAAACTTGCAAAAATTTTGGTTGCGTATTAGCAGCAGGAAGCAAAGAGCCAATTGTGTGGTATATTTGCCCTTGGATTGTAAAAGTCGGGCAAAATCCTGGCATCGACACAATGTTATCAGCTCCAAAAGATGTCATATGGAAgcatgtattgtattttcttatgttttttaaaaaacggcGAGACTCATctgtttcatttgaaaaaagttCTTTAAGAGGTTCAACACGCTCGTCTATTGAAGGAAGAACTACTTTTCCTCCCGAACAACACATGCCTGCAGCTTCCTCTTTCCATTTAAGAGCACCGCAAAATCTGCATTCCTTATTCATcgcttctatttttataagcttGTGGCTTTCGTAATCAAGAGTTTCATCGTACTCAAATGCAGCTTTATCAAATACTCCCCACGCgtttcttgtaaatattaatcgtCGCTGTTGTGCCCTTTCAGCAACAGCGCATCTGCGAGCTTCAGCAGCTTCAACAGTTTCAGTAGCTCTTTGGGACCCTATGTAAGTCGCTTGCTGAAGACGCCGAGCTTGAGACTGTTCGGGTGTCTCAGAAGCCCGTTGAGATGCCAGATATTCAGCGTTCTGTTGACGTCGAGCTTGAGACTGTTCGGGTGTCTCCGCAGCCCGTTGAGATGCTAGATACTCAGCATGCTGTCGACGTCGATCCTGGGACTGTTCGGGTGTCTCAGAAGCCCGTTGAGATGCCAGATATTCAGCGTTCTGTTGACGTCGAGCTTGAGACTGTTCGGGTGTCTCTGCAGCCCGTTGAGATGCTAGATACTCAGCATGCTGTCGACGTCTATCTTGGGACTGCTCTGGTGTCTCAGCAGCTCTTTGAGCTGCCTCACGCTCTGCTTGTTTAAGCCTTCGCAGTTCGGCTTGTGGAAACGTCTCGT
This portion of the Danaus plexippus unplaced genomic scaffold, MEX_DaPlex mxdp_41, whole genome shotgun sequence genome encodes:
- the LOC133320629 gene encoding uncharacterized protein LOC133320629, which translates into the protein MKVARLNETFPQAELRRLKQAEREAAQRAAETPEQSQDRRRQHAEYLASQRAAETPEQSQARRQQNAEYLASQRASETPEQSQDRRRQHAEYLASQRAAETPEQSQARRQQNAEYLASQRASETPEQSQARRLQQATYIGSQRATETVEAAEARRCAVAERAQQRRLIFTRNAWGVFDKAAFEYDETLDYESHKLIKIEAMNKECRFCGALKWKEEAAGMCCSGGKVVLPSIDERVEPLKELFSNETDESRRFLKNIRKYNTCFHMTSFGADNIVSMPGFCPTFTIQGQIYHTIGSLLPAANTQPKFLQVYFMGDEEAQVDRRSEYVLGVERNTVQKIQKVLHDHNVLVHEFKMAKDRVTSDNYKVVIHPDRVPRGEHERRFNAPTTNEIAAVVVSTEQTASRDIVIQAHDGRLTRVPDTHRFYDALEYPIIFWKGQEGYSFDIPQTNPVTKQPIPNKKVSCKDFYAYHMMVRRNNFNLLLRCRLLLLQFLVDMYVKVESERLRFIALNQTKLRAENYIHLQDAVRNDADLDPNNLGQLVILPSSFVNSPRYLHEYTQDAFTYVRNYGRPDLFITMTCNPAWPEITKELIPGQNATDRHDLTARLFKIKVQKLVALLTKGKIFGDMKCFMYSIEWQKRGLPHVHLLLWLTEKLRPNQIDEVISAEIPNPESDRKLYDTVTKNMIHGPCGALNPSSPCMKEGKCTKKYPRALLKDTQTNDKGYPLYRRRTPGDGGRTITLKTRGGTQEVLVDNSWIVPYSPLLSKIYNCHINVEFCNTVQAIKYICKYINKGSDQAIFNIRQQGNVNIDPRDEVQTYRAGRYVSSNEAAWRILGLPLHERHPTVTHLAVHLPNGQRIYFTENNFRERMAAPPKTTLTAFFLLCQNDAFAKTLLYVDVPRYYTWNVSSKEWKRRLQGTPVDGWPGVKAGDALGRIYTVHVSNFECYCLRMLLNVVQGPTSFLDLKTVDGQELQTFRQACEKLGLLEDDNHWDATMEEAVLCRSPSQIRELFAILICTCGLSNPLQLWDKYKSALSEDILQRFERMDQVNNDLCFNEALRHIEDKIITISGKKLSDFGMPTPERRGELSTDLIKELSYDIALLDAQVSETEPRLLPEQKNIYNKILQRVELDKGGLFFLDAPGGTGKTFLLNLLLAKIRKDRKVALAVASSGIAATLLSGGRTAHSVFKLPLNLASEETPTCNISKSSARGALLQQCMLIVWDECTMSHKRAIEALDRCLQDIHSNRKLMGGVVVLLAGDFRQTLPFIERGTAADEINACLKASYLWSKVEKLYLTTNMRVQLFSDVESGAYAQKLLEIGEGHLNTDQVGMVLFTQQFCHAVETENELIEQVFPNLQQNILDENWLCERTILAPKNQIVAKINKKILAEINSETSVYNSIDTVMSSDDTTSYPVEFLNSLELSGVPSHKLELKVGVPILLMRNLDAPRLCNGTRLRVTELGRHIVKATILTGEAKGDNVLIPRIPIIPNNLPFNFKRLQFPLKVAFSMTINKSQGQTLKVAGLHLGTPCFSHGQLYVACSRVSKAKNLHVYAEGKRSLNVVYRSILE